Proteins encoded together in one Ictidomys tridecemlineatus isolate mIctTri1 chromosome 3, mIctTri1.hap1, whole genome shotgun sequence window:
- the Tepsin gene encoding AP-4 complex accessory subunit tepsin isoform X1, giving the protein MAAAPPLRDRLSFLHRLPILLKGTSDDDVPCPGYLFEEIAKISHESLGSSQCLLEYLLNRLDSSSGHVKLKVLKILLYLCSHGSSSFLLILKRNSALIQEATVFAGPPDPLHGNSLYQKVRAAAQDLGSTLFSDAMLPLPPSQPPRGLAPAGMGSQSRPQGTLQGFGYSKEQAQAGSASEALFSTIQRAAEVVANAVRPGAQKPPPWGETYQPAVTPAVSHGLPTPGNQLSGALPGVRATRHQPGQAGGGWDELDSSPSSQNSSQNSDLSRASDLGSRSGSDSQSGASREPGDLAERAEAVAASDCQQELSLVKTLVQGPRTFLSREEAQHFLKECGLLNCEAVLELLLHRLGGAGEHEQMRALSAIASLGCADLLPLEHVLLLSQSRLQELSRGSPGPVTSKATKILRHLEASCGQQPPAPRSCTEPGPAATLAGPSDLLTGPSGPSPPPGGQAFLQPLSSTPALPRSPVPSPPLDSCPLPIPGDTNEAETSLAVSREQGPDTPNRGPSRCRGSLFAGMELVACPHLGGTRASIEAPHPAQPPQAWAQKAVVAEPVGSEPSAFPFLNV; this is encoded by the exons ATGGCTGCCGCGCCGCCACTGCGGGACCGCCTGAGCTTCCTGCACCGG CTCCCAATTCTCCTAAAGGGCACCTCTGATGATGATGTCCCGTGTCCAGGCTACCTGTTTGAAGAGATTGCTA AAATCTCCCATGAATCCCTGGGCAGCAGCCAGTGCCTACTGGAATACCTCCTGAACCGCCTGGACAGCAGCTCTGGCCACGTCAAGCTCAAG GTGCTGAAGATCTTGCTCTACCTGTGCAGCCACggttcctcctccttcctgctgaTCCTCAAACGCAACTCTGCCCTCATCCAGGAAGCCACAG TTTTTGCAGGGCCCCCGGATCCTCTCCACGGGAACAGCTTGTACCAGAAGGTGCGGGCAGCTGCCCAG gacctGGGCAGCACCTTGTTCTCTGACGCCATGTTGCCGCTgcctccctcccagcctccccGGGGCCTGGCTCCAGCAG GCATGGGCTCCCAGTCCAGGCCTCAGGGCACCCTCCAGGGTTTTGGCTACAGCAAGGAGCAAGCCCAGGCAG GCTCTGCCAGCGAGGCCCTCTTCTCCACCATCCAGAGGGCTGCAGAGGTGGTGGCTAATGCCGTGCGCCCTGGAGCCCAGAAACCCCCACCCTGGGGAGAGACCTACCAGCCTGCCGTGACTCCTGCAGTCAGCCATGGCCTGCCCACCCCTGGGAACCAGCTCTCTGGAGCCCTCCCAGGTGTCCGAG CCACCAGACACCAGCCTGGGCAGGCCGGAGGGGGCTGGGATGAGCtggacagcagccccagctcccagAACTCCTCCCAGAACAGTGACCTGAGCAGGGCCTCAGACTTGGGCAGTAGGTCTGGTAGTGACAGCCAGTCAGGGGCCAGCCGGGAGCCAGGCGACCTGGCAGAAAG GGCGGAGGCTGTGGCCGCCAGTGACTGCCAGCAAGAGCTGAGCCTGGTGAAGACCTTGGTGCAGGGGCCACGCACCTTCCTGAGCCGGGAGGAGGCCCAGCACTTCCTCAAAGA GTGCGGGCTGCTCAACTGTGAGGCTGTGCTGGAGCTGCTCCTCCACCGCCTGGGCGGGGCTGGCGAGCACGAGCAGATG aGGGCCCTGAGTGCCATCGCCTCCCTCGGCTGTGCTGACCTCCTTCCCCTGGAGCAcgtcctcctcctctcccagtcAAGGTTGCAGGAACTCAGCAGGGGAAGCCCTGGACCTGTGACCAGCAAGGCCACCAAG aTCCTGAGGCACCTGGAGGCCTCCTGTGGACAGCAGCCCCCTGCTCCCAGGTCCTGCACCGAGCCTGGCCCCGCAGCGACCCTGGCAGGCCCATCGGACTTGCTGACTGGCCCCTCTGGCCCCTCGCCTCCCCCGGGGGGCCAGGCCTTCCTCCAACCgctgagctccaccccagcctTGCCTAGGAGCCCTGTGCCCTCCCCACCCCTGGACTCCTGTCCCCTCCCAATCCCTGGAGACACCAATGAGGCTGAAACTTCTCTGGCAGTGTCTAGAGAGCAGGGCCCAGACACCCCAAACAGAGGCCCCAGTCGCTGTCGTGGCTCCTTGTTTGCTGGCATGGAGCTGGTGGCCTGCCCCCACCTGGGTGGCACCAGGGCTTCTATAGAGGCGCcccacccagcccagcctccccagGCATGGGCCCAGAAGGCAGTGGTTGCAGAGCCTGTGGGCTCCGAGCCCTCAGCTTTCCCGTTCTTAAATGTGTGA
- the Tepsin gene encoding AP-4 complex accessory subunit tepsin isoform X2, with amino-acid sequence MAAAPPLRDRLSFLHRLPILLKGTSDDDVPCPGYLFEEIAKISHESLGSSQCLLEYLLNRLDSSSGHVKLKVLKILLYLCSHGSSSFLLILKRNSALIQEATVFAGPPDPLHGNSLYQKVRAAAQDLGSTLFSDAMLPLPPSQPPRGLAPAGSASEALFSTIQRAAEVVANAVRPGAQKPPPWGETYQPAVTPAVSHGLPTPGNQLSGALPGVRATRHQPGQAGGGWDELDSSPSSQNSSQNSDLSRASDLGSRSGSDSQSGASREPGDLAERAEAVAASDCQQELSLVKTLVQGPRTFLSREEAQHFLKECGLLNCEAVLELLLHRLGGAGEHEQMRALSAIASLGCADLLPLEHVLLLSQSRLQELSRGSPGPVTSKATKILRHLEASCGQQPPAPRSCTEPGPAATLAGPSDLLTGPSGPSPPPGGQAFLQPLSSTPALPRSPVPSPPLDSCPLPIPGDTNEAETSLAVSREQGPDTPNRGPSRCRGSLFAGMELVACPHLGGTRASIEAPHPAQPPQAWAQKAVVAEPVGSEPSAFPFLNV; translated from the exons ATGGCTGCCGCGCCGCCACTGCGGGACCGCCTGAGCTTCCTGCACCGG CTCCCAATTCTCCTAAAGGGCACCTCTGATGATGATGTCCCGTGTCCAGGCTACCTGTTTGAAGAGATTGCTA AAATCTCCCATGAATCCCTGGGCAGCAGCCAGTGCCTACTGGAATACCTCCTGAACCGCCTGGACAGCAGCTCTGGCCACGTCAAGCTCAAG GTGCTGAAGATCTTGCTCTACCTGTGCAGCCACggttcctcctccttcctgctgaTCCTCAAACGCAACTCTGCCCTCATCCAGGAAGCCACAG TTTTTGCAGGGCCCCCGGATCCTCTCCACGGGAACAGCTTGTACCAGAAGGTGCGGGCAGCTGCCCAG gacctGGGCAGCACCTTGTTCTCTGACGCCATGTTGCCGCTgcctccctcccagcctccccGGGGCCTGGCTCCAGCAG GCTCTGCCAGCGAGGCCCTCTTCTCCACCATCCAGAGGGCTGCAGAGGTGGTGGCTAATGCCGTGCGCCCTGGAGCCCAGAAACCCCCACCCTGGGGAGAGACCTACCAGCCTGCCGTGACTCCTGCAGTCAGCCATGGCCTGCCCACCCCTGGGAACCAGCTCTCTGGAGCCCTCCCAGGTGTCCGAG CCACCAGACACCAGCCTGGGCAGGCCGGAGGGGGCTGGGATGAGCtggacagcagccccagctcccagAACTCCTCCCAGAACAGTGACCTGAGCAGGGCCTCAGACTTGGGCAGTAGGTCTGGTAGTGACAGCCAGTCAGGGGCCAGCCGGGAGCCAGGCGACCTGGCAGAAAG GGCGGAGGCTGTGGCCGCCAGTGACTGCCAGCAAGAGCTGAGCCTGGTGAAGACCTTGGTGCAGGGGCCACGCACCTTCCTGAGCCGGGAGGAGGCCCAGCACTTCCTCAAAGA GTGCGGGCTGCTCAACTGTGAGGCTGTGCTGGAGCTGCTCCTCCACCGCCTGGGCGGGGCTGGCGAGCACGAGCAGATG aGGGCCCTGAGTGCCATCGCCTCCCTCGGCTGTGCTGACCTCCTTCCCCTGGAGCAcgtcctcctcctctcccagtcAAGGTTGCAGGAACTCAGCAGGGGAAGCCCTGGACCTGTGACCAGCAAGGCCACCAAG aTCCTGAGGCACCTGGAGGCCTCCTGTGGACAGCAGCCCCCTGCTCCCAGGTCCTGCACCGAGCCTGGCCCCGCAGCGACCCTGGCAGGCCCATCGGACTTGCTGACTGGCCCCTCTGGCCCCTCGCCTCCCCCGGGGGGCCAGGCCTTCCTCCAACCgctgagctccaccccagcctTGCCTAGGAGCCCTGTGCCCTCCCCACCCCTGGACTCCTGTCCCCTCCCAATCCCTGGAGACACCAATGAGGCTGAAACTTCTCTGGCAGTGTCTAGAGAGCAGGGCCCAGACACCCCAAACAGAGGCCCCAGTCGCTGTCGTGGCTCCTTGTTTGCTGGCATGGAGCTGGTGGCCTGCCCCCACCTGGGTGGCACCAGGGCTTCTATAGAGGCGCcccacccagcccagcctccccagGCATGGGCCCAGAAGGCAGTGGTTGCAGAGCCTGTGGGCTCCGAGCCCTCAGCTTTCCCGTTCTTAAATGTGTGA